The stretch of DNA TtcaccagcagccacagcttggCGGGAAAGGTGCAGGGCCGGGAGGCAGCGGGAAAGAGGCAAGGCCAGAAGGCTGTGGAGCCGGAGCGGAAGCCAGCGGGCAGCAGCGGCTCCGCCATCGCGCCTGTCGGCAACTGTCGCGACACGCGAGGGCGGGCGCCCAACGCCCCGGCAACGACAACGGCCGCCGCGCGAGGGCGGCTCCACCACCACCGCGCCCCGGCACGCGCCGGGTGCACCATGGCTGCTCGTGCCGGCGCCGGCCCAGCCCCGCCGGGCCCCTCGGCCTCGCGTCCGGCAGTCCCAGGTGCCCTCAGTGCCCTCGGTCCCCTCAGCCCCACGCATCACCCCAGTGCCCCTCGtcagtgccctcagtgtccccatcccaccgcccagtgcccccagtgtcACCAAAATGTCGGGAAGAATAAAACTCTCTAACACTAATTTCAGTATTAGAAGGCAGgcattactttttttcagcAAGAATCACTCCTAACACATGCACTCGACGTTTCAAAGCTTCATTTATCTAGGTAAACCATATATACATTCATCTAAATTCCCGGAATTCTCCTCCCCCGTCTCAGGAATCATTTACATAGATAAAGCTGTACGCCTTAATAATTGGGCATGCCTCATACAGTTTGGGGAATGGTCTCAAGAGGGTCTCTGGTGGTCATTTGGGGAATAGCCCCCACCTCACTTTATCCTTTCACGGTCACAAGTCGCCCGAGAACATGACTCCAGAGTTGGTTCATGTCCTGCTGGCTTGGTTGAACAATTTGTCTCCTGGATCAGGAAACTTTTTTACGGTTTATGAAACTTCAACCAATGGGTCTCAGTTTCTCTTGTTTCAGTTGAGATACTGCAAACAATATGCCTTTTGAGTATTTATGTCATCAGTTCCCTGCAGTCCTCTCAGTGCCCTCAGGCCACaccccagtgccctcagcccctccctggTCCCCTCAGCCCTTGCCAACCATCAGTGTCCCCAGCCCTCACCTCAATCCCTTCAGTCCTCCCTTCTGCCCctgccatcccacagctcccagcctcCAACATCCCCCTGAGCTACCTCTCAGCCTCCTCAGGCACCCACTGGCCCCTCAGCCTCACCGACCGTTCAGCAGCTCCCTCGTCCCTTCAGTCCCAGCGTCCCTGGGGAGGATGGTGCCCTGGTGCCACTAGCAGCTCCCACTGCTTGCAtgaggggatggggggcacCAGCAGCAAGGGGGTCAGACCTAATGGGACCTGCAGAAAAACTGCCTGGCAGCCCCCGTGTCAGTGAGAGGGCATCCCTGCCCAGCTATGGGCACAGCAGGCCAGCTGTGCTCACTCTGGTGAGGCGCTGGGCACTGTGTGGGTCAATGGTAGCACAGCTCATTGACCACTCCTCAGGCGCAAAGGTCACCTATGCCAGGTGCATCAGAGCATTACCTCTGTCTTGAAGCAGTGCTGGTCAATGACTGCAGATCCTCATTAcggcaggaaaaaaaaatcagcaaggaATCTTCTGTGGCAGAACAAAGGGAATAGGAGTGAGGTGGTCACCCTAAAACAGGTTAAGGGACTTTCATAAAGGCCTCAAAGACATTTATGCTCTTGACTCAGAATGCAAAAGGGGAGTGGTGAAACATAAATCAGAAGCTGGTTTCAATGTCCAGGGCAGAgttatcttaaaaaaatgcaacataATTGCTGGAATGCTGTATGGATGAGTAATTGCCTCTGTTACCATGGACTTGCTAGGTGCTGCATATTTATCTATCATAAATTACTCTGGAGCCATAATTATGAAATTATAAAGAAAGGCTGTTTTAATGGAATTGCTGTGGGTTTGATAATCAGAACCTGCTTTTATGCCTCGATCTTTCAGAAGATCTTCTtaaatggttttggtttgttttgtggttgtgttttttgtgttttctttgtttttttcttgttgttgttttgggtttgttgttggagggttttttcttatttggttttgtttggttggttgggtttttattGTTATATAGGGcattctgtgtttttgtttttgttgttttgggggttttttgtttggctgggttttttgtttgcttggggtttgctgggtttttggtggtggtggtttgtttgggtttttttgcatgcaTGCTGACTAATTTGGGGATTGAAGGTAAATTCCTTCTATAATATGGGGTATGGAAGAGACTGGCCTTCAGTTAGCAATATGTCAGTGAGACACAGCTGAGCCATTCATCAAAAGACAACAGCCCTGTAATATGTGAGCGATCTCTGGCTGAAATTCAGTAGAACCAAATTAGCCCAGATTGACAAGAAGGTACTGAAGAGTGAAGAGTTTAATCCTCTGGTACAGTATTGCATGGACTTTGGGATCACTCTCATTGCAAGTAGTTTGTGTTTCCAGCAGAAGAGGTCTATTTGCAAAATGCACATGTGGTGGGGACAGCACGTCCACTGTCACCTGCAAATATTGTGGCTGACTGCTCCATTTAACCTTAGCTATGGATACTTGTAGGGGCTGTGGGATTAAAGCTTACAGAAGAATATCTATCAAACAGTCTGCTTGGGCTAGCACTTTTGCTTTTGCCGTGAAAAAAATGATTATTCCCTGGAttcacagcaggaaaatcagACAAACCTGCATAAACACTGCTgactgctgctccctgcctggtTCCAGCCAGAGAGGGTGGAGGTTGGATGAACTCACAGACGGATGTTGGGCCAAGTGCGTGTGATGCTTTTGCCTGCAGATGTGGAGCAGGAGGTACAGTGGCTCTGCAGCTGGTgggagcaaagcagagcagcagccagcaccagTTCCAGCAGTGAAATTTTACTAAGAAAATTGCTCTGAGTTTACAAACAGGTGGTCTGGCACAGGGCCAGTGCAGAAATGCAGCTTTGCTGTCTTTCCTCTAAGCCACATCACGCACTGGCTTGCAATTTAGAGCCCCATTGATGATCTCAGGGAAAAGTTCGTCAGGGAAAAGGGTTCAACTTGCTTTGTAAGAAACAGGCCTAACAAACTGTCAGAGGTCTCAAAACACTATTTCGTCATGCTGGAGTTCTTACACATGAGGGGTCTTTTATCTTTAACAAAATATTCACTTAAACAAAATAAGCAGACCAAGCATGCTCAGTCTGCTCAGGCCCACGGTGACATCTTCAAAGGCACTGAGGTGTCCATTATAATCAGCTGGAAGCAACGTCTGAGACTTTTTCTAAGCTCTAATCAAAAATCCCTGATTTGCAAACTATCTCGAGCAAATTGCTGCTTACTCAGGCAAATGCTTGAAAACTGCACATTACTATGGTATAGCTACCGTTCAGATTTATCTGTGTAGGTCATTTATCACCTCAAATAGCTGCAGAATCAGAACAGATGTCTGGAATGCTAAAGTCAGGTTAATTTTACTTATATTGTAGTTTACAGCCTTTCAACAGTTCTTTCTTCTCATGTGCCCTGCTGCCCCTTCTTTGTCATTTCACAAGCAAAATCAGAGTCACTAGTCTAGTGGCAGAAGCTACTAGACTAAAACCTAAAACCAAGCTTTTTGTCATAATGAGTAGTAAGCCATAGCTGTGCCATCCTTCAGATTCTTCTATAAGACAGAGATGAttgcattttcttatttattaagGCCGTTAAGATGAATACAGGAAGGGGTGGAAGCACTCAGATGTTATGATGAGGCTTCACatgacaaatatattttcttgctgctgcacCAGTCTACAATTCAGAAGtctgaaaacatctgaaaaccCCCCACTTCCATGAAGAACTTCCAATCTGAAAGTCTTTGTGGCTATCCACCTCTGCTCTACATGAGATAAAAACTCATAAAGATATGATAGCAACAAACTTTAAGAGGTCATGATAATGCCTACAGGAATGAGATCTAGTTACTGAgattcattttgaaaaacaaaagccacaaCAAGCATTGTATGTCTAGAACAGCTCATGTTTGGTCTCATGTTCACCCACCTCACTGACAATATTTCTAATTACTTTCTATACGTGCAtcaatttcagtttttttttttcacagtcttAGATTCCagcagtttgttttattttaaaatgtcagctATTCTAATACCCTGTAAAGACACAAATCTGAAAGAACTGTTGCTTTTGAGAAAGCCAGTAAAGGTATGAACGCAGACATCACCTGTGCAACTTAATAGAGCCTATCTACAAAtagcagaggcagagagaatTACTTCAGGGCTAAAAGCACTATCCTTCCGGACCAGTTTGGACTttgccagcagcacagtgcaTCCCAAGGCACCGCCGTGCTctgctgccctcccagctcagcGGTCCACCCGGCAGCCTCAGAGCAAAACAAACGCAGTTCTGTTCATACAGCTACACGCTCGCTTCCATGACCTCCTTCCCTTTCCGCTTGGTTATTCCGTCTTTCCCGTATGTCTCCACAGGAAGAAATCAATACCTGGTCTTTCAGGTGAGGGGGAAAGACCTCTTCTGACCACCCCTGGCTGAAGTTTCAAACTCAGGAACGGGAAGGAGAAACGACCCTGACACTCCAGTCTTGTACTTTCCCCAATGGAGCAGTTTCCGACAGCGGAGCGGCGCCTTTCCGCCGGGCTCGCCCGTACTCAGGCCAGCCATGCCGGGACAGGACCTGGCAGCGCCGCGCTCCCCGCCTAACTCTCCTCTGCAGTCCCAGATGGCTCCTCGCCACCGCTTTAGCGCCGTCACATTCCCACGGCCCCCCGCGGAGCCCGGCGTGCCCGAGGAGAGCCCCCGCTCCAGGGGCCGGACTGACCCCgagggggccggggctgccgcTCCGAgcccggcgctgcccggggTGGTGCCGCGCCGAAGGACAGCGCACACCGGGAGAGTCGCGGCCCATTCACCCGGCCGCCGGCGGGGGGAAGGCGAGGGAAGGCGGCGGGAGCCTCTGGCACCGTGCCAGGGCTGCGAGCGGCGCTGGCAGCCCGGCGAGACACGGCGCCCCTTCCCCGCCGAGCCGTCAGCGAGGAGAAGTGCCCGGTGCCCTCCGGGACCAGCTGCTTCCCGGCCGGAAAAGCCGAGGAGCTGCGGTGCTTACCCGCGTGTCGCGGGCACGccctgctctctcctctccaGCTTCAGGGCTCTCTGGCCGgggctggagacctgcagcacTGCCGGCAGCCCCTCCCTGGCGAGGAGCATCCTCACCATTCAACGCTGCGGCGTCCTCTGTCCTCCCCGTCAGCGTCGCTCCGCCCTGGGAAGGCAGCGGAGCTCGCGTGGCGGGGAGGCGGTGATGCCGTAACACCCTCCCTTCGTccctccatctctccctgcTGAGTGCCCGCGGCCGGTGGGGATGGACCGTGCGCGGGCTTAAGGGCATCCCTCTGTTGGGACGGGAAGGCGAGGTTCGTGGCAGCGATGTGTGGAGGAGGAGGTTCGCAAACCCCTTGAGAGTTTGGCTTCTCCCTCCGTGGCGTTTCCCCTTCCGCTTTGTTTTCGAAGAGCGTAAGGGTGTAACTGTGATATCCAGCAGTGGGTGTCGCTATTTTGCTACAGAAGTTTTCCCTGGATTATTTGCTTGTTGTTGGAGTTGGGTCGTGCTCCCCCCGTCACggtaaaagtttaaaaaaaacccccaaaaccaaaccaaaccctgcCGGTTACTTTGGTATGTATGCCTCTGTGTTAAAAAGACACTGAGAAGGTTAATTAATCAGTATTTGAGAAGTGCTCTTGTGTTTTAAAGGTACCATGTGACGTTTAAACTGGCCTCTGCTCATTCTGTTCCCAGACTTTTTTGTAGGATGTATGCCAGTGCTCTCTGGACCCAAATGGTGACTTGGGCTATACTGTCTAGCTTTCTGGAAAGAAAGCAGATTCACCCACACTGACTGTGTTCAAAGGACTGAATGGTTGTACAAAGAGAGGATTTCCCAGCTACACTGAGCCAGCTACGTGAATTGGTGATTACAAAAAACCAACTTAGCATGTGAGAAGTGCTGTAACATAGGTTTGAATTTCAGACTCTTTTACAGTTGGGCTGCTAATACTAATACTGTAAGGCattttaaatcaataaatacTCTTTAACAGGAAAAAGATAGAAAAGCTTAGTTATGGTAAATTATTCAGCATAGATATTGTTAGATATTCTGGCAAGTTTGTCAGCAGAACCATCCCAAAACAAGACATTTTCTCGTCTACCTCTAATGCAGCTGATGTAGTAGAAGCACGGATTTGGATTTGCCAGAAAGTGGATGGAGGTAGAGTGTACAGGTAGAATTATGCTTCCCACACAAAATGGATCATCTACCAGAGtttcacagaaagagaaaggtATCATTTACGTGGTGATGATTAGGGCTGTTCCATTTTTAACATGCTTCTCTCTTGCACATTTGCTATGTTAATTTTTGCATCTTTTGATTTTGGCTGTTTGGCTTTCTTGGGTGAAACcggaggaaggagggaagtcTAAATTTTTCTTCGGCATCAGAAACTGTTGAAGACCAGGGAAATAAATGGATAAAGTGATTGCTACCACTCTGAGCAACAGCCATCTTGTCACTCACATGGGCCAGTAAATTCAATGCCTGTGTTGCAATGACACAGTGTGTGACCCTAACTTCAATGTGTTGTTATAGcaacttctgctgctgcttctgacaTCTTTCAATATTGGTGGAAGATGATACAAACTAAAACTGTGGCTTCTGCAAAGGACTGGTTATCAAACCCTTCTTCTGAAGTACCTACTAAAGGGTATTCACAATACTAATACTACCGGTAGCTCTCTTAAATTGTGCTTTAACTCAAATATTGTCAATACAGTTCTGCTAGTAATACTTcatgaaagaagataaaaaaacctGAGCACTCCTGTGCTTTAAGCAGGCTAACAGGGCTTGCTAACCAACAAATGTCTCCAGCAGTGGAGACAGTAATACAGACCACTTTTAGCAGCAGTCCGAGCAAAGGTGGCTATAAACCAGAACTCTGACAAGCCTCCATCTATTAGTGTGACTACACTGTGGATAAAGGTAATatccagctgcagaaaaaaaggagcttGAGACAGCAATTGTTTTATACCTCTTCTATCTAGATTTCTGAATGTATGTCTGTGTTATTAACAACTAGTTTACTAAATAAATACTGACCTACTATGTCTGCTCTCAACTCAGAtaatgaaaacagcagcaggcCTTGTGCACAATTTGACTGTGGAAAATGCCTACACACAGAGTTATTCTTACTAGAACAGTTCTGTTTATAAAATGTTTAGAATAAACTGTCTGCAGTAGCACATTTTGGTCAAGgagggattttgttttttgaacAGAAAAGTCCTACATGTTCCCTTAATTCACGTATTGGGGAAGTACATGTACAATGAGATTCAGcaaaatttttaaagagatcAGCAGAACCAAGTAAGAATAAAAACGCTCTCTAGCATACTGCTAACAGAGCCAAAAATGGATCAAGGTTTCTTCCTTGCTTTGGTTAGACGcctttggggaaaaataacTGGCTTATATTTCATGTGGCTTTGAGCATAGACCTTGATATGCACACTGGATTGCTACAGGCTGTATGCAATTTTACATAATAGAAGTCAATGCTTTAGGTAAGTCAAATTAAATACacttaaataatttctatgtAGAATTTATCTTACTTATTTGCTATCATTAACATCGTGCAGAAAATTACCTTACAGAAGTAATAAAAGTAAATGTCATTTATTATCCTTTTTACCCTCATGTTTTCTTACAGTAcccagtgttttaaaatttcttctacATTTTAGCTGTATTTCATTCTTTGAGGTCTGAGTTTAGTACTGTGGGATGCTGACCTGAACTTTCATTGGTTAACTAATTAAACCTGTTCAATTAATATCAACAGCAACAGAGGCTGAATTCTGCAGGGTCTTCCTGCTAACAGTGTCAGTAGAAAAGAGCTGAGCAATGTAGGCTGTTGGCTGTATCCAGAGTTGGTTGGTGTGAGATCCCTCTACAGGTTGTTTTCCTGTGCACCTATGCTAGAGAAAGACCTATTTAGTCTCAGCAAGGCACCCACTAGAAAACAAAGACTCAGTCTCAATTAGCAGACCAATTAGGAGTATTCTGTAAACATAGAATAGGATCGGAGAGCACTATTAGGGAGTGATTTGATTGTATTGGATTTGACAATGATGAAGATGATAAGGTTGGGTGCCTGTGGGCAAAGACCAGAGGGAAGGTCAGCAGGGTGGATGTTGTGTTGGTGGTCTGTTACAAACCACCCAACTATGAACAGATAGGTGAGGCACTCTACAAACAGCTGGGAGAAGTCTCACATTCACTTCTGAGCAACTTCAACTTGCCAGATGTTTGCTGGAAatacaacacagcagagaggaagaagttCAGGAGGTTCCAGGAGTGTGTGGAACTCAACTTGCTAAGACAACTGGTGAAAGAGCCCACCAGAGGAGGTGCCCTGCCAGACCTACTGTTTGTGAATGGGCTGGTTTTGGCTGCAGtagagttaactttcttcacagaGGCTGTGTGGACTGTGTTTtggctgaacacagggttgataatatagagatgtttttgttgttgctgagcagtgcttgtgCAGAGCCAAAGCCAAACTCAAAGCCAAAGCCtgttctgctttccctgctcccacactggtgaggaagttgggggtgcagggaaggttgggaggagacacagccaggacagatgACCCAAattgaccaaagggatattccagaccatagGGCATCATGCTTACTATATAaagtgaggggaagagggaggagtgATGGTGGTTGTGTTCCCAGGTCACCATTATATGTGATGGTGCACTGCTCTCTCGGAGATGAGtaaacacctgcctgcccatgggaagcagtgaatggATTCCTTGcattgctttgcttgtgtgtgcagcttttacTTTCCCTAtgaaactgtctttatctcaacccatgagttttctggcctttacccttctgattctcttcctgATTCTTCTGGTGgaggagtgagtgagtggctcCATGGGGGTTGGtggctggctggggttaaaccacaacagtgaACAAAGGACTAATGGGTGTGGCCGTCTTGGGCAGAGTGACCACAAAAGGTTAGTTTTCAATACTGGGTGAAGTAAGGAGACACACCAGCAGCCACTTCCAGTGGGCAGACTTTGGCTGTTTAGGACATTGATTGACAGAGTCCCTTGGGAGTCAGTCGTGAAGGGCAAAGGAGTCTAGGAAGGCTCAATGTTGTTTAAGAAGGAATGATTATATTTTCAGGAGCAGGCTGCCCCCACCTGTAGAAAGACAAGTCATGGCGGAAAAAGACTGGCCTGATTAAACAGAGAACTCAGGCTGGAATTTAGGGCAAAAAAGAGAATCTATTGTCTCTGAAAGGAGGGCCAGGTAACTTGGGAGGACTATAAGAATGTTGCAAGATCatgtagggagaaaattaggAGGGCCAAAGCCAAACTAGACCTTGATTTCGCCACTGCAGTTAAAGACAACAAGTTTGTATAAATACACTGGCAGGAAAAGGAGGGTCAAGGAGTGTCTCCATCATCTGTTGAATGCAGAGGGCAGTGTAGTGACGGggggatgaggaaaaggctgaggtacttaatgctttctttgctttggtCTTCAATATCAATACCACTTGTCCTCAGGGTACCAAGCTTGAGAAATTCCCAGAGCTGGAAACTGGTGATGGGAAGATGAGCAAAGCCCCAATAATCTAGGAGACGGTTAGTGACCTGCTATGCCAATCAGACACTCAGAAGTTCATGGGCCCTGGGGGGATCCAGCCCAGACTAATGACGGAGCTGGCAAAAGAACTTGCCAAACCACACTCAATCACCTACCAGCAATCCTGGTTAACCAGAGAAGTTCCAGATGACTGCAATTAGCAAATGTGATGCCCATTTACAAGAAGGGTTGAAAGAATGATCCAGTGAACTAGAGGCCTGTCAGCCTTACCTCAGTTCCAGGCAAGGTTATAGAACAAATCCATAACCCACATTACACAGCATGaaggacaaccaggggatcaagCCCATCCAACATGGATTTATGAAAGGaaggtcctgcttgaccaacctgatctccttctataAAAAAGTGACCCACTTAGTAGATGAGTGGAAGCCTGTGGAAATTTCTACCTAGACTGCAGTAAAACCTTTGATACTGTTTCCCACAGCATCCTCCCAGAAAATTTCACTGCTTGCAGCTTGGatgggtaaaaaactggctgTATGGCTGGGCCTAGAGAAAGGTGGTGAATGGAACTAAATCCAGTTGGTGgctggtcaccagtggtgttctccagggctcagtattgggcCTGTGTCTTGGGTTCTGTTTGACATCTTTTTGATGATCTGGATGTGGGAATTGGTGCACTctcagtaaatttgcagatgacaccaagttgggtggcagtgctgatctgctggagggtaggaaggctctgcagagggatttgGACAGACTTGATCAATGGGCTGAAGCCaatggtatgaggttcaacaaggccaagtgcccCATCCTGCACTTGGTCACGGCAACCCCAGGCAGCGCTATAGGCTGAGGGAGGAGTGCCTTGAGAGCTGTTCAtcagaaagggacttgggggtgctggtcaaaagcagctgaacatgagccagcagtgcccaggtggccaagaagaccaatggcatcctggcctgtatcagaaatagtgtgacCATCAGAACTAGGGCAGTGATCATTCCCCTGTATGCAGCattggtgaggctgcaccttgagtattgcattcagttttgggcccttcactttaaaaaaggcattgaggtgctggagcgtgtccagggaagggcaacaaagctTGTGAAACATATTCTCATAACATGTCTTATGAgaaacagctgagggagctgggtttgtttagtcttGAGGAGGCTCAGtggggacctcattgctctctacaagTACgtgaaaggaggctgtagtgaggtgggggccAGTCACTTCTACCatgcctgcagtgagaggacaacaggaaatggccttaagctaACAGGAGAGATTCAGATTACacattagaaacattttttcaccatgagggtggtcaggcattggaacaggttgcctaggaaggtggtggaatcaccatccctggtgGTGTTTAAGAGGTGTCTGGATCTGGCACTTAGGTGATGGTTTAGTGGTTCAGGGGTTTCAGTGTTAGTGCTGGGTGGATGGCTGGATTGAACGACCTTAAAAGGTTTCTTCCagccttgatgattctatgattctacagcTGTGACAGGTCACTGCTGAAGTTGTAGTCTTCTTTGGTAGGATGCATTGCAGGGACCAGTATTGTACTGTACTAAGCTTTTGGtctttatttgaaattaaagaaTAGGCAATAACTGGACCATAACTTACAGCTGAACTTCCTGAGAAAAGTGAGCTTTAGGATGCAATTTTTCTACTTTTACCATACTTTCATGTGAAATACCTGTTTTAAGCTTGGTATCCAATAGTCATTTTGATGTTCTAGCATCTATTACTTAGTGGGTCCTCTCTGattaaaattctgcatttctttataTAAAACAGTACCTGCAATGAGAGCCCCGTAAGATACATGACCCAGTAAGATTAGGCCTTCATCTATGTTTTGTGAAACTGTCAAAACATCTAACACATTAACATATTGCAGAATATGTAGTGCAAAAATTGCAGAATATTTAGAGCAAAAATTGCAGAAGTAGGTCCCACTGGTAACAAACTGACACCACTAATTCCCAAAGACCAAAGTCTGCGTGCCCCTCACTGCTAACTAGCTAAATCTGTGATGGGAAATTACTGTTAATATTGAAATTAGTAAGAATATTACAGTCTCTACTTACTGGGGATGTGAAAGCTACTTAATTGAACTGACATTTCTTAGGTGACCCTGTCTTGGAAGGagggctggactagatgatctcctgaggtcccttccaatctcaacaattcttgtttcttttgccACCTGAGACACATTTGTTACTTAGTTCTGttgctgcaaaataaaaaaatgtgatctTATTTAGAAGGTGTaagttgaaataatttttctctcaaaatcaGTAGTACAACAATCCAAAATATCTGGCTATATAAAAACTGAAGCAATTCAGATATGTTTgtaacaagaaaacaaatttattgattttaaaagacaagacacaattttgttttgaaaaacacaagAAAGCTAGCCTGAGTTCAAGtctgaaatattcagaaaaatcctACTGTCTTTAGTATGTTCcagtcatttttttaaacaacacaCTAAAagttaatatatatttttataattataaaaGGTCCCCAGTTATTGTACAGTACACAATACAAATTGCCCATAAACTATTATTTAGCTCCTGCCAGTTTTGAGAGGACATTATATACTAAAAGATTTAGCATTTGTCACAAAAATCACATCAGGAAATACGTATTTACAAAATCAAATACattatacaaaaaaaaccatcaCGTTATTCTGTAAAGATGtcttctttaaataattaaaaagtataTTCAACTGTAGCccaaaaactggaaaagaacaTTACATTATCTCACACATACAATCTACAAAAAGTTGCTTACCTCATTTACATAATATATTCAGTCAACTGGAAAATAAGAGTTTGAATATGTCCTAGTGTTAATgatgtttctgtg from Chiroxiphia lanceolata isolate bChiLan1 chromosome Z, bChiLan1.pri, whole genome shotgun sequence encodes:
- the LOC116780813 gene encoding translation initiation factor IF-2, with the translated sequence MPGQDLAAPRSPPNSPLQSQMAPRHRFSAVTFPRPPAEPGVPEESPRSRGRTDPEGAGAAAPSPALPGVVPRRRTAHTGRVAAHSPGRRRGEGEGRRREPLAPCQGCERRWQPGETRRPFPAEPSARRSARCPPGPAASRPEKPRSCGAYPRVAGTPCSLLSSFRALWPGLETCSTAGSPSLARSILTIQRCGVLCPPRQRRSALGRQRSSRGGEAVMP